One window from the genome of Caloranaerobacter sp. TR13 encodes:
- a CDS encoding carboxypeptidase regulatory-like domain-containing protein, with product MEGGVVIGKYFTNFIKFIVFILLLLLLILFIFYPSIVHSLPNTVTVGPYINNYKTLNDALNAVADGGTIYILYKSTPYLFENIEIDKNVTIIGTEGWNGNLPIISCSETSLPFIIVDSPYTLQLKNLKFQSSYDKTIIESKTSSLLIDNVSFKYSYPIIIKSPTIDSPLNITIKNSHFEINMPQIDLSTQVNGTITFENNSFSGDSLKIKNYECDINITNNTFSNSGIIVNPDSNGLVEVNGNTLGGSRLTIKSFSSKDIEFKLNKMLSSNIYIYNYDLNNTLYINQNWWGSSNGPSDCTSLVVEGNVDYSNWALDENFISFSDEVPKIYYKISGKSTLKNSFSHNNIKVDLLYDNNIYKTTYTDSQGYFTITDVEPNLYNLRFEYQNYQTVTQQVYVNNKDLIVDIELPYITSLFDLNNDSQVTTEDLNFLCNSFGLTSSDANFNPRYDLNRNDKIDILDLLMILRYKGDI from the coding sequence TTGGAAGGTGGTGTAGTTATAGGTAAATATTTCACAAATTTTATTAAATTTATAGTTTTTATCCTTTTACTTCTATTACTAATATTATTTATATTTTATCCAAGTATCGTACATTCTTTACCAAACACCGTAACTGTAGGTCCTTATATCAATAACTACAAAACTTTAAATGATGCATTAAATGCCGTAGCAGATGGCGGTACAATATATATTCTTTATAAATCTACCCCATATTTATTTGAAAATATAGAAATAGATAAAAACGTAACTATAATAGGTACAGAAGGTTGGAACGGTAACCTACCAATTATTTCATGCAGTGAAACATCTCTACCATTTATTATAGTTGATTCCCCTTATACTCTCCAATTAAAAAACTTAAAATTCCAATCTTCATATGACAAAACCATTATTGAAAGTAAAACTTCCTCTTTATTAATAGACAACGTATCATTTAAATATTCCTATCCTATAATAATAAAATCTCCAACAATAGATTCTCCATTAAACATAACTATAAAAAATTCGCACTTTGAAATTAATATGCCACAGATAGATTTAAGTACCCAAGTAAATGGAACTATAACTTTTGAAAACAACTCGTTTTCTGGAGATTCATTGAAAATTAAAAACTACGAATGCGATATTAATATAACCAATAATACTTTTTCAAACAGTGGAATAATTGTAAACCCAGACAGCAATGGATTGGTTGAAGTTAATGGTAATACTTTAGGAGGAAGTCGCTTAACTATTAAAAGTTTTTCATCAAAAGATATTGAGTTTAAGCTAAACAAGATGTTATCAAGCAATATTTACATCTACAACTACGACTTGAATAATACACTCTATATTAATCAAAACTGGTGGGGAAGTTCAAATGGTCCTTCAGATTGTACAAGCTTAGTTGTTGAAGGTAATGTAGACTATAGTAATTGGGCTTTGGATGAAAATTTTATCAGCTTTTCAGATGAAGTTCCAAAAATATATTATAAAATATCAGGAAAAAGCACTCTAAAAAACTCATTTTCTCATAATAATATAAAGGTTGATTTGCTTTATGATAACAACATATATAAAACTACTTACACTGATAGTCAAGGTTATTTTACTATTACAGATGTAGAGCCTAACCTATACAACTTAAGGTTTGAATATCAAAACTATCAAACAGTAACACAACAAGTTTATGTAAACAATAAGGATTTGATTGTTGATATCGAACTGCCTTATATAACTTCCTTATTTGATTTAAATAATGATAGTCAGGTTACAACTGAAGACTTAAACTTTTTATGCAATTCATTTGGACTAACTAGTAGCGATGCAAATTTTAATCCGAGATATGACTTAAATAGAAATGATAAAATAGATATTTTAGATTTATTAATGATATTAAGGTACAAGGGGGATATATAA
- a CDS encoding carboxypeptidase regulatory-like domain-containing protein, with the protein MKKYFIIMLTLVLIISSNTSFAQQQPYIELSSQDLANLKVGDTFTVNIDIKNVSDFIGAKIIVKYNPNLISIKNKSLTLTNITDFSNIEGVSNNSLIDGNDTVIFIFGLNSNATPISGDISIGSITFDVISKGQGTISIESESKLISEDINGNLQELTFNLNTLNYTVSGVGNLSGTIKTLSSNPINGAYIELVQNDITYYSASTSTDGAFNIENIIEGTYTLKVNYEGYKEFSQVINITDGSNINLDISLTKIVDGDITGDELVTLEDLVFAANYYGLSSYDLNWDENCIKADINKDNKIDVLDLIYINRRIK; encoded by the coding sequence ATGAAAAAATATTTTATTATAATGCTTACTTTAGTATTAATAATATCATCAAATACTTCTTTTGCACAGCAGCAGCCTTATATAGAGTTAAGCTCTCAAGACTTGGCTAACTTAAAAGTTGGAGATACTTTTACTGTAAATATAGATATAAAAAATGTTTCAGACTTTATAGGTGCAAAAATTATTGTTAAATACAATCCTAATTTAATTTCCATAAAGAATAAGTCTCTAACATTAACTAATATAACCGATTTTTCAAATATTGAAGGTGTAAGCAATAATAGCTTAATAGATGGGAACGACACAGTCATCTTTATATTTGGTTTAAACAGTAATGCTACTCCTATATCTGGAGATATATCAATTGGTAGCATAACTTTCGATGTAATTAGTAAGGGTCAAGGTACAATATCAATTGAAAGTGAAAGCAAACTAATATCAGAAGATATAAACGGAAATCTTCAAGAATTAACATTTAACCTTAATACTTTAAACTATACTGTTTCAGGTGTAGGCAATCTTTCAGGCACTATCAAAACTTTATCATCTAATCCAATAAATGGTGCTTATATAGAATTAGTCCAAAATGATATAACTTACTACTCAGCTTCTACTTCTACTGACGGAGCCTTTAATATTGAAAATATAATCGAAGGCACTTACACACTTAAAGTAAACTATGAAGGCTACAAAGAATTTTCTCAAGTTATTAATATAACTGATGGAAGTAATATTAATTTAGATATTTCTTTAACTAAAATAGTAGATGGAGATATAACTGGAGATGAATTAGTCACTCTTGAAGATTTAGTTTTTGCAGCTAATTACTATGGTTTGTCTTCTTATGATTTAAATTGGGATGAAAATTGCATTAAGGCAGATATTAATAAGGATAATAAAATTGATGTATTAGACTTAATATATATAAACCGAAGAATAAAATAA
- a CDS encoding OAM dimerization domain-containing protein has product MAIEKVDLTRVKPYGDTLNDGMMQLSFTLPVPYGDEADEAARRLVKKMGLEDPSVVYSCDLGVGYTYFVVYGKCQHTVDYTKIEVPKVDVDVMDKYEVESYIKENIKRNVVIVGACTGTDAHTVGIDAIMNMKGYNGNYGLERYKGIEAHNLGSQVPNEELVAKAIELNADAILVSQVVTQKDVHIPNLTQLVELLEAEGIRDKVVLVCGGPRISHELAKELGYDAGFGSGTYAYHVASFIVTEMVRRGLV; this is encoded by the coding sequence ATGGCTATTGAGAAAGTAGATTTGACAAGAGTAAAACCGTATGGAGATACTCTAAATGACGGAATGATGCAACTAAGTTTCACTTTACCTGTACCTTATGGTGATGAAGCAGACGAAGCTGCAAGAAGACTAGTAAAGAAAATGGGGTTAGAGGATCCAAGTGTAGTTTATTCTTGTGATTTAGGTGTAGGATACACTTACTTTGTTGTTTATGGTAAGTGTCAGCATACTGTAGATTACACAAAAATAGAAGTACCTAAAGTTGATGTAGATGTAATGGATAAATATGAAGTAGAATCCTATATAAAAGAAAATATTAAAAGGAATGTAGTAATTGTAGGAGCTTGTACTGGAACAGATGCTCATACTGTAGGAATTGATGCAATAATGAATATGAAGGGGTATAACGGCAATTATGGTCTCGAAAGATATAAGGGAATAGAAGCTCATAACCTAGGAAGTCAAGTTCCTAATGAAGAATTAGTTGCTAAAGCTATAGAATTAAATGCAGATGCAATATTAGTATCTCAAGTAGTAACTCAAAAGGATGTTCACATTCCTAACCTTACGCAATTAGTTGAGTTATTAGAAGCTGAAGGGATAAGAGATAAAGTTGTATTAGTTTGCGGTGGACCAAGAATTTCTCATGAGTTGGCAAAAGAGCTTGGATATGATGCAGGATTTGGTTCAGGTACATATGCTTATCATGTAGCTTCATTTATCGTGACTGAAATGGTAAGAAGAGGCTTGGTTTAA
- a CDS encoding S-layer homology domain-containing protein translates to MKKLMILLLIIFIPSFAYSSINEGLLLETSSTNLSVNNTFKVNVKLSDISNVYALHIKINFNPTYISSNNTEIILPKELKNRQYFAARNYVDNNNGVAELMFTLLGNEKSLSSDLTIGSLNFKCIKKGNTDISIEYSYLLDKNGLSIKHDTNNITMKINEKTKYNLQKNNYQEVHIIGKTEKTINIGNNLILFVPSKAFPDNTKLSIKVITSNSKNNYNIYDITSDKKINGNVKLSFDITNFNQQPIGIYYYNEDREKWIYLGDKIENNFITTWVNHFTKFTVLKNNNYKEYKDINDNWAKDYVKYLTSMGIVNGIEDAYFQPNRYITRSEISKLLNLALGLKNYKQTANFKDLDSIPNWAYTHVMSLTEKGIIKGYDDNTFRPNINLTRTELAVMLDRILAEYTSNKDYEIFADDIDIPDWGRDSIYKMKALGILEGYEDNTFKPNNYVTRAEVCKVIYQMLKVLKII, encoded by the coding sequence ATGAAAAAACTAATGATATTGCTACTAATCATTTTCATCCCTAGCTTTGCATACAGCAGTATAAATGAAGGATTATTGCTTGAAACAAGTAGTACGAACTTAAGCGTTAATAACACATTTAAAGTAAATGTTAAATTATCTGATATATCTAATGTATATGCTTTACATATTAAGATTAACTTTAATCCCACTTATATAAGCTCCAATAATACTGAAATAATACTGCCTAAAGAACTTAAAAATAGACAATATTTTGCAGCTAGAAATTATGTTGACAACAATAATGGAGTAGCTGAATTAATGTTTACACTACTTGGCAACGAAAAAAGTTTAAGTAGTGATTTAACTATTGGAAGCTTGAATTTTAAATGTATTAAAAAAGGTAATACAGATATTTCAATTGAATATAGCTATTTACTTGATAAAAATGGACTATCTATAAAACATGATACTAATAATATCACAATGAAAATAAATGAAAAAACAAAATATAATTTACAAAAAAATAATTATCAAGAAGTACACATTATTGGAAAAACCGAAAAAACTATTAATATAGGAAATAACCTTATATTATTTGTACCTTCTAAAGCATTTCCTGATAACACTAAATTATCTATTAAAGTAATTACATCAAATAGTAAAAATAATTATAACATTTATGATATAACCAGCGATAAAAAAATAAATGGAAATGTAAAGTTATCCTTTGATATTACCAATTTTAATCAACAGCCAATAGGCATCTATTATTATAACGAAGATAGAGAAAAATGGATTTATTTAGGTGATAAAATTGAAAATAATTTTATAACTACATGGGTTAACCATTTCACAAAATTCACTGTTTTAAAGAACAATAATTACAAAGAATACAAAGATATAAATGACAATTGGGCTAAGGATTATGTAAAATATTTAACTTCAATGGGAATTGTAAACGGGATAGAGGATGCTTATTTTCAACCTAATAGATACATTACTAGAAGCGAAATATCTAAACTATTGAATCTAGCATTAGGTTTAAAAAATTATAAGCAAACTGCTAATTTCAAAGATTTAGATTCTATTCCAAATTGGGCCTATACTCACGTTATGAGCTTAACTGAGAAAGGAATAATCAAAGGATATGATGACAATACATTCAGACCAAATATAAATTTAACAAGAACTGAATTAGCAGTTATGCTTGATAGAATATTAGCAGAATACACTTCTAACAAGGATTATGAAATATTTGCAGATGACATTGATATACCAGATTGGGGTAGAGATAGTATCTACAAAATGAAAGCATTAGGAATATTGGAAGGTTATGAGGATAACACTTTCAAACCAAATAATTATGTTACTAGAGCTGAAGTATGTAAGGTAATATATCAGATGTTAAAGGTTCTAAAAATAATTTAA
- a CDS encoding lysine 5,6-aminomutase subunit alpha: MKSKLNLDPNVINSAREAARGIAEDVQEFIDRHTTVSIERTVVRLLGIDGVDEIDKPLPNVVVDNIVEGGGLPLGAAYWIGNAMVQTGDDPQTIAEKVSRGELDLTRLPIASIDKVKEAIYPIAVKTVERIKKNREKREEYIKRLGEGRKPYLYVIVATGNIYEDVIQAQAAARQGADIIAVIRSTAQSLLDYVPYGPTTEGFGGTYATQENFRIMRKALDEVGEEVGRYIRLCNYCSGLCMPEIAAMGALERLDVMLNDALYGILFRDINMQRTLVDQYFSRIINGYAGIIINTGEDNYLTTADAVEEAHTVLASQFINEQFALKAGIPEEQMGLGHAFEMNPSLENGFLWELAQAQMAREIFPKAPLKYMPPTKFMTGNIFKGHIQDAMFNLVSIMTHQGIQLLGMLTEAIHTPHLHDRMLSIENARYIFNNARNLGDEIEFKEGGIIQTRAQEVLKKAEELLKEIRREGLFSTIEKGKFGGVKRSRTGGKGLEGVAAKAENYYNPFIQLMLGGDR; the protein is encoded by the coding sequence ATGAAGAGTAAATTAAATCTTGATCCGAATGTAATAAATAGTGCAAGAGAGGCTGCAAGAGGTATAGCTGAAGATGTTCAGGAATTTATTGATAGGCATACTACAGTTTCAATTGAAAGAACTGTTGTCAGATTATTGGGCATAGATGGAGTTGATGAAATAGACAAACCACTTCCAAATGTTGTGGTAGATAACATTGTTGAAGGAGGAGGGCTTCCTTTAGGAGCTGCTTATTGGATAGGGAATGCTATGGTTCAAACTGGAGATGACCCTCAAACTATAGCTGAAAAGGTAAGTAGGGGAGAATTAGACTTAACTAGACTTCCTATTGCAAGTATAGATAAGGTTAAAGAAGCTATATATCCAATAGCGGTTAAAACAGTAGAGAGAATAAAGAAAAATAGAGAAAAGAGAGAAGAATATATAAAAAGACTGGGAGAAGGTAGAAAACCATATCTTTATGTAATAGTTGCTACAGGAAACATATATGAAGATGTTATTCAAGCACAGGCAGCTGCTAGACAAGGAGCAGACATAATAGCTGTAATTCGTTCAACAGCTCAGAGTTTACTTGATTATGTGCCATATGGACCAACAACTGAAGGTTTTGGTGGAACTTATGCTACTCAAGAAAACTTTAGAATTATGAGAAAAGCTCTTGATGAAGTAGGAGAAGAAGTAGGAAGATACATCAGACTATGTAACTATTGTTCAGGTCTTTGTATGCCAGAAATTGCAGCGATGGGAGCACTTGAAAGACTAGATGTTATGCTAAATGATGCATTGTATGGTATTCTTTTTAGAGATATTAATATGCAGAGAACTTTAGTTGACCAGTATTTCTCAAGAATTATCAATGGATACGCTGGTATTATCATAAATACAGGAGAAGATAACTACTTAACTACAGCTGATGCTGTAGAAGAAGCCCATACTGTTTTAGCATCTCAGTTTATAAATGAACAGTTTGCACTAAAAGCTGGTATACCAGAAGAGCAGATGGGACTTGGACACGCATTTGAAATGAATCCAAGTTTAGAAAACGGATTTTTATGGGAATTAGCGCAAGCTCAAATGGCTAGAGAAATATTCCCTAAGGCACCACTTAAATATATGCCGCCTACAAAATTCATGACAGGTAATATTTTCAAAGGTCATATACAAGATGCAATGTTTAACTTAGTATCAATAATGACTCATCAGGGTATACAATTACTTGGGATGTTAACTGAGGCGATTCATACACCACATTTACATGATAGAATGCTTTCTATTGAGAATGCTAGATATATTTTCAACAATGCTAGAAACTTAGGTGATGAAATAGAATTTAAAGAAGGCGGAATAATCCAGACTAGAGCACAGGAAGTATTGAAAAAGGCCGAAGAACTACTTAAAGAAATTAGAAGAGAAGGGTTATTTTCAACTATAGAAAAGGGTAAGTTTGGAGGAGTAAAAAGGTCAAGAACAGGCGGAAAAGGATTAGAAGGAGTTGCTGCTAAAGCAGAAAATTATTATAATCCGTTCATCCAGTTGATGCTTGGAGGTGACAGATAA
- a CDS encoding MutS-related protein produces the protein MSFLLDDETKKIIGFNYMINQIKVITPFGYQLKEKLKPYMPGEEDILRDELDKVETLINLIRNNNKEFIRIKGLLQHFKDLSNSVKNTVKGNTLTLVELFEIKNFVFLLKKLNEEVLKLNFCLPSDMAIRRIEKLERLLDPRNEGVMTFYIYEEYSDRLKEIRENKKKLKESIKSEKRKIREKIKKDLKLNVNLKGEVTAKKDDAELIAKIERYPFLAYSSETYMNIKYVIKSTPVIDTLEKELDKVKRMEEDEEYKVRNKLSKEIGGFSDALLSNMNAIGKLDLTIAKACMAIDIGGVKPKIKNEHSINIKDGRHIEVEDFLKENGKSFTPISINLSEGVTCITGANMGGKTVTLKLIALLSTMAQYGLFVPCKEMQIGLNGFIHVSIGDLQSASKGLSTFGGEISKLKVALNKKNNRGLILLDELARGTNPEEGYAISKAIVDFLKDSKSIAVITTHYDNIANSDDVVHLQVIGLANVNYDELKEKLLKDKIDGIEVISQYMDYRLKRVTDKSQVPRDAINIARLMGLDEEILKKAEEILGTRY, from the coding sequence ATGAGTTTTTTACTGGATGATGAAACGAAAAAGATAATAGGTTTTAATTATATGATAAACCAAATAAAAGTAATAACTCCATTTGGTTATCAATTAAAAGAAAAATTAAAACCCTATATGCCCGGAGAAGAGGATATATTAAGGGATGAGTTAGATAAAGTAGAAACTTTAATAAATTTAATTAGAAATAATAACAAAGAGTTTATTCGTATTAAAGGACTTCTTCAGCATTTTAAAGATTTGAGTAATTCGGTTAAAAATACAGTTAAAGGAAATACTTTAACATTAGTAGAATTGTTTGAGATAAAAAATTTTGTTTTTCTTTTAAAAAAGCTTAATGAAGAAGTTTTAAAGCTGAATTTCTGTTTACCTTCAGATATGGCGATTAGAAGAATTGAAAAGCTAGAACGTTTATTAGACCCGCGAAATGAAGGGGTAATGACATTTTATATATATGAGGAATATTCAGACAGACTTAAAGAGATAAGAGAGAATAAGAAGAAGCTTAAAGAAAGTATAAAGAGTGAAAAGAGAAAAATAAGAGAAAAAATAAAAAAAGACTTAAAGCTTAATGTGAACTTAAAAGGGGAAGTTACTGCAAAAAAAGATGATGCTGAATTAATAGCAAAAATAGAAAGATATCCTTTTCTAGCTTATTCTTCTGAGACTTATATGAATATTAAATATGTAATAAAATCGACTCCAGTAATTGATACTTTAGAAAAGGAATTAGATAAAGTTAAACGTATGGAAGAAGATGAAGAATATAAGGTTAGAAATAAGTTATCAAAAGAAATTGGTGGATTTAGTGATGCTTTATTAAGTAATATGAATGCTATTGGGAAATTAGATTTAACAATTGCAAAAGCATGTATGGCAATTGATATTGGTGGAGTTAAACCTAAAATTAAAAATGAACATTCAATAAATATAAAAGATGGAAGGCATATTGAAGTCGAGGATTTTCTTAAAGAAAACGGAAAATCATTTACTCCAATAAGCATTAATTTGTCAGAAGGTGTTACATGTATTACTGGAGCCAATATGGGTGGTAAGACTGTTACTCTAAAACTTATTGCATTATTGTCTACAATGGCACAGTATGGCTTGTTTGTTCCTTGTAAAGAAATGCAGATAGGACTTAACGGATTTATACATGTATCTATAGGTGATTTACAGTCTGCCAGTAAGGGGCTAAGTACATTTGGTGGAGAGATAAGTAAGCTTAAAGTTGCATTAAATAAAAAAAATAATAGAGGACTTATTTTATTAGATGAACTTGCGAGAGGGACAAATCCAGAAGAAGGTTATGCAATATCTAAAGCTATAGTTGATTTTTTAAAAGATAGTAAAAGTATAGCAGTAATAACAACACATTATGATAATATAGCGAATTCAGATGATGTAGTTCATCTTCAAGTAATAGGTCTTGCTAATGTTAATTATGATGAATTAAAAGAGAAGCTTTTAAAAGATAAAATAGATGGCATTGAAGTTATAAGTCAGTATATGGATTACAGATTAAAAAGAGTAACTGATAAAAGCCAAGTTCCTAGAGATGCAATAAATATAGCAAGATTAATGGGACTTGACGAAGAGATACTGAAAAAAGCCGAGGAGATACTGGGTACTAGGTACTAG
- a CDS encoding MBL fold metallo-hydrolase → MKIKYLGHACFKITTNKGIRIMTDPFDETVGYEVPRDEVDIVTTSHTHFDHNYIEGPTGDFEVVNKVGNFYVKDIPITGIATYHDTQQGSKRGSNVVYIFTIGDLRVCHLGDLGHIPDSKQIEAIGEIDVLMIPVGGVYTIDAKEAKEVVDLINPKIIIPMHYKTDDLKFELGSIDDFTKYFDNVEKINSQEIEINKDTILGAGKKVIVLNYK, encoded by the coding sequence ATGAAAATTAAATATTTAGGTCATGCTTGTTTTAAAATTACTACAAATAAAGGTATTAGAATAATGACAGACCCATTTGATGAAACCGTAGGCTATGAAGTACCAAGAGATGAAGTTGATATAGTTACTACAAGTCATACACATTTTGACCACAATTATATAGAGGGTCCTACTGGAGATTTTGAGGTAGTAAATAAGGTAGGAAATTTTTATGTAAAAGATATACCAATTACAGGGATTGCTACTTATCATGATACGCAGCAGGGAAGCAAAAGAGGAAGTAATGTTGTATACATATTTACAATTGGAGATTTAAGAGTTTGTCATTTAGGTGATTTAGGGCATATACCAGATAGTAAGCAGATAGAAGCTATTGGTGAAATAGACGTATTGATGATTCCAGTTGGAGGAGTATATACAATAGATGCTAAAGAAGCAAAGGAAGTTGTAGATCTTATAAATCCTAAAATAATTATTCCTATGCATTATAAAACAGACGATTTAAAATTTGAATTAGGAAGCATAGACGATTTTACAAAGTATTTTGATAATGTAGAAAAAATAAATTCCCAAGAGATTG